A stretch of DNA from Staphylococcus equorum:
TGGTAAAGTTAAAATTAATAATAAAAAATATAACTATTACTTTTATGTTAATAACAACATTAACAGTAATAAATACATACAGCTATATCAAAAGACATGTAACGTGAAAGCAATATTAAAACCATTAAATCAGTCCTCATATAGCCCGGTTTCACTTTTTATTAATACAATTGATTTTGAAAGTTGCAAAGTAAACAATTCGAATTATCATGCTATTTTAGATAGGCATAAACAATATATTTTCGAACGTTTAAGTCACACCAAGATCAAACATCCAGAGAAAATTATTGCATTAATTAGTGGAGATACCTCAAAAATTAATAATAATGAATTAGATAAATTCAAAGAAATTGGTATATATCATTTATTAGCAGTAAGTGGCACTCATATTGCAGCGATCATAGGCATTTTAATATACGTATTAAATATTTTTAAGTGTCCGTTAGCCTATATCAAGATGATATTATTTATTATTCTCCCGATATATGCTCTTTATACTGATTTAGCTCCTAGTGCTGTGAGATCAATTTTAGCAGCCTTAATAATTATTATAATTCCTAAAGCAATTATAAAAAATCCAATGAATGTACTCGCACTTTTATTTATAATCTTAACGATTATTTCTCCTGCTTACGCCTATAATATAGGCTTCCAATTTTCTTTTTTAATTACATTCTTCATACTTTTTACATTGCCATTAATAGCTCAATCCTCACCGATAAAATCGCTACTAATTATTACTATAATAGCTCAGTTAGGCTCATTTATGATTAGCGCTATTTATTTTAACCAGATTCAATGGCTTGGTTTTTTAGCAAATCTTATTTTTGTTCCTTTTTACACTATTGTACTATTTCCACTTGTAATTTTCTTTTTTATTATAAGCCACTTTCCATTTGAAATAATGACTTTAACTTATTTGCTTAATTTAATTTTAAAGTTACATGATTTTCTTTTGGAAATATTTATTAATTTAAGTTCATACAAATGGTATATACCAGAGTTAAATGACTTAAATATCACTTTAGGATTTGTGCTCATATTTGGGTGTTTAATATTATTTGCACATAGATTTTATAGTCTATTTATTTGTTCATTTGTTTTATTGTATATAGTCGTTACGATATTGCCATTATCTAATGATTATAAATTGACAATGCTTGATGTTGGGCAGGGAGATGCTATTTTATTTGAGACAAATAGACAAGAGAGTTTATTGATTGATACGGGTGGCAAGTTATTGCAAGAAGGAGAGTCAAGCCAACACAATATCTCAAAGTTTCATATACTACCGACTTTGAAAAAACATGGTATTAAAAAAATAGATTATTTAATTGTTACTCACCCACATATAGATCATATGGGAGAACTTAATTTTTTGATTGAAAAATACCCTGTAAAAAATATAATAATTAATAAAAAAAGTTACCATTTGAAAGAACTAAAATCATTAGTTAATATATGCAAAAGCTATAACATAAAATTATTGGACTTTAAATCAATGCAAAGTTTTTCACTTAACAAAGCGAAAATTAAATTATTAGATGCCACAATTACAACATCGAATGATCTAAATGAACAATCAATTATTACATTAATTGAATATGATAAATTCAAGATTTTACTTATGGGTGATGCTTCAAAAAATAATGAACAGTTATTGTTAAATAAGTATCACCTTGAAAATATTGATATTTTAAAAGTAGGACACCATGGTAGTAAAACAAGTTCTAGCGCATCTTTTATAGATACACTTCAGCCGAAAATAAGTCTGATTTCTGTTGGTCGAAATAATAGATATAAATTACCCAACAAAGAAATAGTAGAACGCTTAAAAAGCATTAATTCTCAAGTTCTACAAACAAGTGAAAATGGAGAAATTTCTATTACATTAAATTCTAATTTTGAACTTAGTGCTAATCTGAAACAATGATTTTATGTAGAGAGATAAAGCACTGCATGATATAATGATTAAATGTGTAATAGTGATGAAAGGGTGCTACATATGAGCAATAATATAATTACAATATACGGAGAAGTGCCTGAATTAATTGAAAAGAAATCTACAGAAGTAATTGAAAAATATTTAGATACTCCAAAAGATGATTTCAATTTTGTTAAATATAACCTATATGAAAGCGATTTATCGCCAATTATAGAAGAAGCTTTAACGATGCCATTTTTCTCAGATAAAAAGGCAGTATTAGTTCAAAATGCATATGTATTTACTGGTGAAAAAGCGCCTAAAGATGTAAATCATAATATAGATCAACTCATGGAATTTATAGAAAAATACGATGGTGAGAGCATGATTGTCTTCGAAGTTTATCATTCTAAACTTGATGAACGAAAAAAATTAGTGAAGTCTCTGAAGAAGCATGCTCAATTAAAAAAAATTGAACAAATGTCTGAAGATGAAATTAAAAATTGGATTAAAAATGAATTGCATGGAAATTATAAAGATATAAAACAAGATGCTTTAGATTTATTTATAGAATTAACTGGTATTAATTTCAATATAGTAAAGCAAGAAATTGAAAAATTGATTCTTTTTCTAGGAGATAGACCAACGATAAACAAACAAGATGTCCAACAAATTGTAAACAGGAGTCTTGAACAGAATGTGTTTTTACTGACAGAATACATCCAAAAAAATAATAAGGCCAAAGCAATACGATTAGTAAAAGATTTAATTGCAATGAAGGAAGAACCTATTAAATTATTAGCACTTATTACGAGTAATTATCGTTTATTTTATCAAAGTAAAATATTGAGTCAAAAGGGTTATAGTGGACAACAAATTGCAAAAACAATAAATGTACACCCTTATAGAGTGAAATTAGCATTAAATCAGGCAAGACATTATCAATTAGAAGGTTTATTGAATATTATTGATAATTGTGCGGAGACAGACTATAAATTAAAATCTTCTTATATGGATAAACATTTAATATTAGAATTATTTATTCTATCACTTTAATTTTAAATGTTTGAGCTAATATTATTTGAAAGTTAATACAAGTTTAAATTCTTTAATAATACAAAAAAGCCTGAAGCCACAGTGGCTCAGACTTCTTTGTTATTCGTATATTTATTTACGCAAATAAAAAGTTCAAGCCATGGCTTGAACTTTTTTATTATTTAGCAGCTGTCATAAGTGAAGATTTGATACGATCAGCTTTGTTTGAGTGGATTAAGTTGCGTTGAGCAGCTTTATCTACTTTTTTCAAAGCGAAGTTTACTAAGTCAGCTTTGTTGTCAGCATTTGATTCAATTGCTGTGTGTGCTCTTTTAACTGCTGTACGCATTTCATTTTTTTGTGAAATGTTACGCTCTTCAGCAGTACGGTTTGTATTAACACGTTTAATTGCAGATTTGATGTTTGGCATGTGTGTCACCTCCTAATAATGATTTCGCTATCAAAATGAATTTGATTACAACAAGAAATATTTTATCAAAATGAGCGCCTTTCTGCAATCATTTATTTATCGCAGGCGCATAGAATCGATGAAAATGGTACAATACTATTTGGAAAAGAAGAACATTCACTCTATAATGCAAAGTAGAATACAATATCAAGTATATCAATTATTTACGGAAAATAGTAAAAAATCGTAGTAAATTTGCAATTACCTACTAAAAACGTTATTATATCAAAGAATGTCATACATATTTACGGGCTAGAATTATGAAAGTGAGAAGGATAATACATGGATAAACAAGACCGTTTCAATAAACGCGAAAATATTAGAAACTTTTCTATTATCGCACATATAGACCATGGTAAATCTACGTTAGCTGATAGGATTTTAGAAAACACGAAATCAGTTGAATCGAGAGATATGCACGCGCAATTGCTAGATTCCATGGATTTAGAACAAGAACGTGGTATTACAATTAAATTAAATGCTGTTCGCTTAAAGTATGAAGCTAAAGATGGTGAAATATACACATTCCATCTTATTGACACACCTGGACACGTAGATTTTACATACGAAGTGTCTAGATCATTAGCTGCTTGTGAAGGAGCAATCTTAGTAGTTGATGCAGCGCAAGGAATTGAAGCACAAACATTAGCTAACGTTTACTTAGCTCTAGATAACGAATTGGAGTTATTGCCTGTAATTAACAAGATAGATTTACCTGCAGCAGAGCCAGAACGTGTGAAGCAGGAATTAGAAGATGTCATCGGTATCGATAAAGACGAGGTTGTGCTAGCAAGTGCAAAATCTAATATTGGTATAGAAGATATACTCGAAAAAATTGTTGAAGTTGTTCCTCCACCACAAGGCGATCCTGAAGCACCGTTAAAAGCACTTATCTTTGATTCTGAGTATGATCCTTATAGAGGCGTTATTTCATCTATAAGAGTTGTGGAAGGTACGGTTAAACCTGGAGACCGCATTAAAATGATGGCTACAGGTAAGGATTTCGAAGTTACTGAAGTTGGTATTAATACGCCAAAACAATTAGCTGTAGAAGAACTTACTGTTGGTGATGTAGGGTACATTATAGCTAGTATTAAAAATGTTGACGACTCACGTGTTGGTGATACAATCACGCATGTCAGACGTCCTGCAGAACAAGCACTACAAGGTTATAAAAAAATGAACCCGATGGTATTCTGTGGTTTATTCCCTATAGATAACAAAGATTACAATGACTTGCGTGAGGCATTAGAAAAATTACAATTAAATGATGCCTCATTAGAATTCGAACCTGAATCATCACAAGCATTAGGCTTTGGTTATCGTACTGGTTTCTTAGGTATGCTTCATATGGAAATTATTCAAGAACGTATTGAACGTGAATTTGGTATTGCACTTATTGCAACAGCACCGTCAGTAATCTATCAATGTATTATGAAAACAGGCGAAGAAGTTACTGTTGATAATCCAGCTAATATGCCTGAAAGAGACAAAATTGATACGATTTATGAACCATTTGTTAGAGCTACTATGATGGTACCTAATGATTATGTTGGTGCTGTAATGGAATTATGTCAGAGTAAACGTGGACAATTTGTAAATATGGAATACATGGATGATATTCGCGTAAATATTATT
This window harbors:
- the holA gene encoding DNA polymerase III subunit delta — protein: MSNNIITIYGEVPELIEKKSTEVIEKYLDTPKDDFNFVKYNLYESDLSPIIEEALTMPFFSDKKAVLVQNAYVFTGEKAPKDVNHNIDQLMEFIEKYDGESMIVFEVYHSKLDERKKLVKSLKKHAQLKKIEQMSEDEIKNWIKNELHGNYKDIKQDALDLFIELTGINFNIVKQEIEKLILFLGDRPTINKQDVQQIVNRSLEQNVFLLTEYIQKNNKAKAIRLVKDLIAMKEEPIKLLALITSNYRLFYQSKILSQKGYSGQQIAKTINVHPYRVKLALNQARHYQLEGLLNIIDNCAETDYKLKSSYMDKHLILELFILSL
- the rpsT gene encoding 30S ribosomal protein S20, with product MPNIKSAIKRVNTNRTAEERNISQKNEMRTAVKRAHTAIESNADNKADLVNFALKKVDKAAQRNLIHSNKADRIKSSLMTAAK
- the lepA gene encoding translation elongation factor 4; protein product: MDKQDRFNKRENIRNFSIIAHIDHGKSTLADRILENTKSVESRDMHAQLLDSMDLEQERGITIKLNAVRLKYEAKDGEIYTFHLIDTPGHVDFTYEVSRSLAACEGAILVVDAAQGIEAQTLANVYLALDNELELLPVINKIDLPAAEPERVKQELEDVIGIDKDEVVLASAKSNIGIEDILEKIVEVVPPPQGDPEAPLKALIFDSEYDPYRGVISSIRVVEGTVKPGDRIKMMATGKDFEVTEVGINTPKQLAVEELTVGDVGYIIASIKNVDDSRVGDTITHVRRPAEQALQGYKKMNPMVFCGLFPIDNKDYNDLREALEKLQLNDASLEFEPESSQALGFGYRTGFLGMLHMEIIQERIEREFGIALIATAPSVIYQCIMKTGEEVTVDNPANMPERDKIDTIYEPFVRATMMVPNDYVGAVMELCQSKRGQFVNMEYMDDIRVNIIYEIPLSEVVFDFFDQLKSNTKGYASFDYEFIDNKESDLVKMDILLNGEKVDALSFIVHKEFAYDRGKMLVEKLKTLIPRQQFEVPVQAAVGQKIVARTNIKSMGKNVLSKCYGGDISRKKKLLEKQKAGKAKMKSVGNVEIPQDAFLAVLKMDED
- a CDS encoding DNA internalization-related competence protein ComEC/Rec2, encoding MFQSNLISENKARAAYLNQNIEVGAQFVTKPILEHQKLHGKVKINNKKYNYYFYVNNNINSNKYIQLYQKTCNVKAILKPLNQSSYSPVSLFINTIDFESCKVNNSNYHAILDRHKQYIFERLSHTKIKHPEKIIALISGDTSKINNNELDKFKEIGIYHLLAVSGTHIAAIIGILIYVLNIFKCPLAYIKMILFIILPIYALYTDLAPSAVRSILAALIIIIIPKAIIKNPMNVLALLFIILTIISPAYAYNIGFQFSFLITFFILFTLPLIAQSSPIKSLLIITIIAQLGSFMISAIYFNQIQWLGFLANLIFVPFYTIVLFPLVIFFFIISHFPFEIMTLTYLLNLILKLHDFLLEIFINLSSYKWYIPELNDLNITLGFVLIFGCLILFAHRFYSLFICSFVLLYIVVTILPLSNDYKLTMLDVGQGDAILFETNRQESLLIDTGGKLLQEGESSQHNISKFHILPTLKKHGIKKIDYLIVTHPHIDHMGELNFLIEKYPVKNIIINKKSYHLKELKSLVNICKSYNIKLLDFKSMQSFSLNKAKIKLLDATITTSNDLNEQSIITLIEYDKFKILLMGDASKNNEQLLLNKYHLENIDILKVGHHGSKTSSSASFIDTLQPKISLISVGRNNRYKLPNKEIVERLKSINSQVLQTSENGEISITLNSNFELSANLKQ